From Mustela nigripes isolate SB6536 chromosome 13, MUSNIG.SB6536, whole genome shotgun sequence, one genomic window encodes:
- the LOC131998631 gene encoding olfactory receptor 4K1, with protein sequence MANTNESVVSEFVLLGLSKSWELQLFFFAIFSLVYVTSVLGNIMIIVIISSDSHLNSPMYFLLSNLSFIDICQSNFATPKMLLDFFVEHKTISFEGCMAQIFLLHSFVGSEMMLLVAMAYDRFIAICKPLHYSTIMNRRLCIIFVFISWSVGILHSVSHLAFTVDLPFCGPNEVDSFFCDLPLVIELACMDTYEMEIMTLTNSGLISLGCFLALIISYTIILITVRRRSSSRSSKALSTLTAHITVVILFFGPCIYFYIWPFSRLSVDKFLSVFYTVCTPLLNPIIYSLRNEDVKSAMRKLRNHHVNSWKN encoded by the coding sequence ATGGCTAACACAAATGAATCAGTGGTATCTGAGTTTGTGCTTCTGGGACTTTCTAAATCTTGGGaacttcagcttttcttttttgccatcTTCTCTTTAGTATATGTGACATCAGTTCTGGGCAACATCATGATTATTGTTATAATTTCCTCTGACTCCCATTTGAACTCACCTATGTACTTCCTGCTCAGTAACCTTTCCTTCATTGATATCTGCCAATCTAATTTTGCCACTCCCAAGATGCTTTTGGACTTCTTTGTTGAACACAAGACTATCTCCTTTGAAGGCTGCATGGCCCAGATATTCCTTCTTCATAGTTTTGTTGGGAGTGAGATGATGTTGCTTGTAGCTATGGCATATGACAGATTTATAGCTATCTGTAAGCCCCTACACTATAGCACAATTATGAATCGGAGACTATGtataatttttgtgtttatttcctgGTCTGTGGGTATTCTTCATTCTGTGAGTCACTTGGCTTTTACAGTGGATCTGCCATTCTGTGGCCCCAATGAGGTAGACAGCTTCTTTTGTGACCTTCCCCTGGTGATAGAGCTGGCTTGTATGGATACTTATGAAATGGAAATTATGACCCTAACTAACAGTGGCCTGATATCACTGGGTTGTTTTCTGGCTTTAATTATTTCCTACACCATCATTTTGATCACAGTTCGTCGCCGGTCCTCCAGCAGGTCATCCAAGGCACTTTCTACATTAACTGCTCACATTACAGTAGTGATTCTTTTCTTTGGGCCTTGCATTTACTTCTATATATGGCCTTTTAGCAGACTCTCTGTGGATAAGTTCCTTTCTGTGTTCTACACTGTTTGTACACCCCTGCTGAATCCGATCATCTACTCTCTAAGGAATGAAGATGTTAAATCAGCCATGCGAAAACTGAGAAACCATCATGTGAACTCCTGGAAAAACTAG